Within Thermus sp. CCB_US3_UF1, the genomic segment CACCTTGGACATTGACCAGGCGGCCAAGGCCTTGGAAAAGGCGGAAAAGCCCCGGATCCACGTCTTCACCTCGGCCTCCAAGATCCACCTGGAGCACATGCTGAAGAAGACGGAGGAGGAGGTTTTGGAGATGGCGGACCAGATGGTCCGCTACGCCCGCCGCTACGTGGACGACGTGGAGTTTTCCGCCCAGGACGTGATGCGGGCCGAGTGGGACTTCGTGAAGCGCCTCTATGAGGTGGCCATTGAGGCCGGGGCCACCACCATCAACATCCCCGACACCACCGGCTACGGCACTCCCCTGGAGTACGGGGCCCTGATCCGCCGCATCCGGGACGAGGTGGTCCGGGGGCGGGACGTGATCATCTCCACCCACACCCACGACGACCTGGGCCTGGCCACGGCCAACGCCCTGGCGGGGATTGAAAACGGGGCCGGCCAGGTGGAGTGCACCATCAACGGCATCGGGGAGCGGGCGGGGAACACCTCCTTGGAGGAGGTGGTCATGGCCCTCTACGTGCGCCGGGACTGGTACAAGGCCTACACCCGGATCAACACCCGGGAGATCTACCGGGTTTCCCGCCTGGTGGAGCGGTACACCGGCATGCCCGTCCCCCCCAACAAGGCCATCGTGGGGGACAACGCCTTCGCCCACGAGTCCGGCATCCACCAGGATGGGGTGCTGAAGCACCGCTCCACCTACGAGATCATGGACGCGGAGCTCATCGGCAGGCGGCCAGCGGTGATCGTTCTCGGCAAGCACTCTGGCCGGGCGGCCTTCAAGAAGGCCCTCGAGGACCTGGGCTACAAGGACCTTTCCGAGGAGGAGCTGAAGAAGCTTTTCGCCCGCTTCAAGGAGATCGCCGAGAAGAAGGGCCCCCTCTCCGCCGAGGAGCTCCAGGCCCTGGTGGAAAGCGAGCGGGAGCCCGCCTCCCACTTCTTTACCCTGGAACATGTCCAGTTTTTCTCCGGATCCGGCCTCCTGCCCACGGCCACGGTGAAGGTGAAGACCCCGGAGGGGGAGAGGTTGGCCACCCATACCGGGGATGGCCCGGTGGATGCCGTGTACAAGGCCCTGGAGGAGGCCATCGGCCTTAGGCCCGAGCTGGAGCTTTACCGGGTGGAGGCCATCACGGGGAGCACCGAGGCCCTGGGCCAGGTGACCGTGCGCCTGCGGCTGGGGGAGCTCCAGGCCGTGGGCGTGGGGGTTTCCCCGGACATCATTGAGGCCAGCGCCCTGGCCTTCCTGGATGCCGCTGGCAAGCTGGCTTCGGGACGGGCCACCAGGCACCCGCCTTCCATCGCGGAGGTGCAGCGGGGTGTCTAAACCCTCCCGCCCCCTGGCGGGGGGCGGGGCCGGGAGGGGCCATGGTGGAGATCCTGGATACCACCCTACGGGACGGAACGCAAGGGGAGGGGATTAGCCTCTCCGTGGACGACAAGGTGGCCATCGCCAAGCGCCTGGCGGCCTTCGGCATCCACGTGATTGAGGGCGGCTGGCCTGGCTCCAATCCCAAGGACGCGGAGTTCTTCGCCCGCATGAAGGGGGTGGACCTGGGGACGGCCAGGCTGGCGGCCTTCGGGGCCACCCGGCGGAAGGGCCTTCTTCCCGAGGAGGACCCCTCGGTCCTGGCCCTCCTGGAGGCCGAGACCCCGGTGGTGGTCCTCTTCGGCAAGAGCTGGACCCTGCACGTGCTGGAGGCCCTGGAAACCTCCTTGGAGGAGAACCTCTCCATGATCCGGGATACCGTGGCCTTTTTCGCCGCCAGGGGCCGGCGGGTGGTCTATGACGCCGAGCACTTCTTTGATGGGTACAAGGAGGACCCCGCCTACGCCCTGGCCACCCTCGAGGCTGCCCGGGAAGGCGGGGCCGAGACCCTGGTCCTCTGCGACACCAACGGGGGCACCCTGCCCGAGGAGGTCTACGCCATCACCAAGGGGGTGGTGGAGCGCTTCCCCGGGGTCAGGGTGGGCATCCACCCCCACAACGACGCGGAACTGGCCGTGGCCAACGCCCTGGCGGCGGTGCGGGCTGGGGCCACCCACGTCCAGGGCACCATCAACGGGTACGGGGAGCGGTGCGGCAACCTGAACCTCACCAGCTTCCTCCCCGCCCTGGTCTTCAAGTACGGCATCCCCGCCCTGCCCCCTGAAAGGCTCCGTGGCCTCAAGGAGCTCTCCCATTTCGTGGACGAGCGGGCCAACCAGACCCCCAACCGCCGCGCCCCCTACGTGGGGGAGGCGGCCTTTGCCCACAAGGCGGGGGTGCACGTCTCTGCCGTCCTCAAGAACCCCCGCACCTACGAGCACCTGCCCCCGGAGTGGGTGGGGAACGGGCGGCGCTTTCTGGTTTCCGACGTGGCTGGCCGCTCCAACCTCCTGGCCAAGCTGCAGGAGCAGGGGGTGGACCTCTCCAAGGAGGAGGCCATGCGCCTCCTCTCCGAGGTCAAGGCCCTGGAGTACGAGGGCTACGCCTTTGAGGGGGCGGAGGCCAGCTTCTACCTCCTGGCCTACCGCCTTAAGGGCGGAGCCCTGCCCTTCAGCGTGGAGGGGTTTTCCGTGTTCGTCCACGGCTCGGGCCTTTCCACCGCCTGGGCCGAGGCCACGGTGCGGGTGCGGGTGGGGGAGAGCCTGCAGCACACCGCCGCGGAGAGCCCCTTCGGCCCCGTTTCCGCCCTGGACCGGGCCTTCCGCAAGGCGGTCTTGGGCTTTTACCCGGAGCTGGCCGACGTGGAGCTGGTGGACTACAAGGTGCGCATCCTCTCCGGCCAGGAGGCGGGCACCAACTCCGGGGTGCGGGTGATGATCGAGATGAAACGGGGGGAGGAGCGCTTCGCCACCGTGGGGGCCAGCGAGAACATCCTCGAGGCCTCCCTGAAGGCCCTCACCGACGGCTACGCCTACGCCCTCCTCTACCCCTTACGGGAGGCTAGGCCTAAGGAAGCCTGACCTCGGACTGGAAGGCGATGGGGGCCTTTTCCCTCAGGGCCTCCTTCAACGTGGTCCATGCGCAGCGCGGCCAGGAAAGGCTTGGGTCCCGTGGGGCTCATCCCCGCCTAGGCCCCCATCCCTGAGTAGCGCCTGAGGCCCAGGCGCCACAGGAGGCGCCAAAGGAGGAGGAAGGCCCCACCCCAAAGGAGCATCACCCAAAGCCCGGGGAAGAGGGCCACTTCCTGCCCGGCCAAAAGGGCCGCAGGCAGGTAGACCAGGTAGGGAAAGGGGGTGAGGAGGGCAAGGGAGCGCAGGGGCTCGGGGAAGACCTCCAGGGGGGCGATGGTGCCGGAGAGGAAGAGGTAGAGGAGGAAGAAAACCTCCTCCACCGCGGCAGCCCGCTCGCTCCAGAAGGTGAGCATGGCGGTGGTGTACTGCATGAGGTAGCGGAGGAGGAAGGCCAAAGCGGTGAGCAAAAGCCCTAGGGCCAAGGGGAGGGCTTCCGGGGTGAAGCGGGCCTCGGGGAAGAGGAGGAAGAAGAGGAGGGTGAGGAGGACCACGAAGGGAAGCCGGGCCAGCCTTTCCGCCACGTGGGCCGCCAGGTGTTCAAAAAAGGGGTCCAGGGGCCTCAGGAGGCGGAAGGAGAGCCTCCCCTCCACCACGTCCCGCTCAAACTCCCACACCACCCAGACCACCGTGGCCTGGCGCACCAAGAAGACCATGAGGAAGTAGCGGGCGAACTCCCCGGGGGAGAGGGGGAAGGCCCCGCTTTGGGCGGCCTCGGTCCACACCCCGAGGAGGATGAGGGGCAGGGCCCCGGCCAGGGCCCAGAGGAAAAGCTCGGCCCGGTATTCCAGCATGTAGGCCAGGTAGACGGAAAGCAGGGTCTTGGCCTTCCTCATCCTTCCTCCACCGGGGCCGGGCTTTGGAACACCCGGGCGATCACCTCCTCCAGGGGGGGTTCGCGGACCTCGAGGTCCTCCACGGGAAGCCTCCGCAGGATCTCCGCCACCCGTTCCGTAAGCCTCTCTCGGGGAACGAGGAGCCTGGCCTCTTGCCCCGAAAGTTCCCGTACCTCTCCGAAGGGGAGGAGGGCCTCCTTGGGCAGGGGGCGGGCCAGGGTAAGCCCCACCTCCCGGTAAGGGGCGAAGCGCTCCGTGAGGCCCTCTAGCTCCCCGTCGTAAAGGAGCCTTCCCTGGTGGATCACCAACACCCTGGCGCACAGGGCGGCGATATCGGCCATGTAGTGGCTGGTGAGGAGGACCGTGGCCCCGTGGCGGCGGTTGTACTCCCGGATGAACTCCCGCACCGCCACCTGGGCGTTCACATCCAGGCCCAGGGTGGGCTCGTCCAGGAAGAGGACCTCCGGGCGGTGGAGGAGGGCGGCCAGAAGCTCGGCCTTCATCCTCTCCCCCAGGGAGAGCTTGCGCACCGGCTGGTGGAGCTTACCCTCCAGGGAGAGCATCTCCGCAAGCTCCCCTACCCGCCGGCGAAACTCCCCCTCGGGGACCTCGTAAATGGCGGCGTTCAGGCGGAGGGTGTCCATGGCGGGCAGGTCCCAGATGAGCTGCTGCTTGTTGCCCATCACCAGGGTGATCTTCTTCAGGAAGGCTTTTTCCCGCCGCCAGGGGATATGCCCGGCCACCCGGGCCTGGCCGCGGGTGGGGTGGATGAGGCCGGTGAGCATCTTCAAGGTGGTGGTCTTGCCTGCCCCGTTGGGCCCCAGGAAGCCCACCACCTCCCCCCGCGGGATGGCGAAGCTTACCCCTTCCGCGGCCCGCACCGTGCGGTACTCCCGGAAGAGGAAGTGGCGCAGGGTGGCCGCCAGGCTTTCCTCTTTCCGGGCCACCCGGTAGTGCTTGGTGAGGTCCTGCGCCAGGATGTGGGCCTCGTCGCGCACCCTTCCAGTCTACCCGTGGTGTAATGGTCCCCGTGCGCTACCTGCGGGTTTTCCTCCTCTTTTTGCGCCTTTCCTTGGCGGCGGAGATGGAGTACCGCCTGAACTTCCTCCTGGGCCTCCTTTCCTCCTTCCTCACCCTCCTGGGGGCCCTTTTTGGCCTGGGGCTCCTCTACCAGGGGGGGTACCGGCCGGGAGGGTGGGCCTGGGAGGAGGCCCTTTTGGTCCTGGCGGCTTTCACCTTGCTCCAGGGCCTGGCCAGCACCCTTCTGGCCCCCAACCTCAACAAGATCGTGGAACACGTGCAACAGGGTACCCTGGACTTCGTCCTCCTCAAGCCCGTGGATCCCCAGTTCTGGCTCTCCTTGAGGGCGTTTTCCCCTTGGGGCCTGGGGGATTTCCTCTTGGGGCTTGGCCTTCTCCTTTGGGGTGGGGTGCGGCTGGGCCTGGCCTTGGGCGACTACCTCCTCTTTGCCCTCTACGCCGCCTTGGGGGGGGTGATGCTCTATAGTCTCTGGTTCCTCCTGGCCACCACCAGCATCTGGTTCGTGAAGATTTACAACGTCACCGAGGTCCTGCGGGGCCTTTTGGAGGCGGGCCGCTTCCCCGCCTCCGCCTACCCGGCCCTGTACCGGGTTTTCTTCACCTTTGTGGTGCCCGTGGCCTTCCTCACCACGGTTCCCGCGGAGGCGGCCTTGGGCAGGGGCCAGGGGCTTTGGGGGGCGGCGGGGGCCACCTTGGCCCTTTTTCTCCTCTCCCGGGGCTT encodes:
- a CDS encoding ABC transporter permease → MVPVRYLRVFLLFLRLSLAAEMEYRLNFLLGLLSSFLTLLGALFGLGLLYQGGYRPGGWAWEEALLVLAAFTLLQGLASTLLAPNLNKIVEHVQQGTLDFVLLKPVDPQFWLSLRAFSPWGLGDFLLGLGLLLWGGVRLGLALGDYLLFALYAALGGVMLYSLWFLLATTSIWFVKIYNVTEVLRGLLEAGRFPASAYPALYRVFFTFVVPVAFLTTVPAEAALGRGQGLWGAAGATLALFLLSRGFFRLALRSYTSASS
- a CDS encoding ABC-2 family transporter protein, producing MRKAKTLLSVYLAYMLEYRAELFLWALAGALPLILLGVWTEAAQSGAFPLSPGEFARYFLMVFLVRQATVVWVVWEFERDVVEGRLSFRLLRPLDPFFEHLAAHVAERLARLPFVVLLTLLFFLLFPEARFTPEALPLALGLLLTALAFLLRYLMQYTTAMLTFWSERAAAVEEVFFLLYLFLSGTIAPLEVFPEPLRSLALLTPFPYLVYLPAALLAGQEVALFPGLWVMLLWGGAFLLLWRLLWRLGLRRYSGMGA
- a CDS encoding 2-isopropylmalate synthase yields the protein MERHIRIFDTTLRDGEQSPGVALSLDQKLEIAHALARLNVDIIEAGFPVSGPLEFEAVRRIAAEVKGPVIAALARTHTLDIDQAAKALEKAEKPRIHVFTSASKIHLEHMLKKTEEEVLEMADQMVRYARRYVDDVEFSAQDVMRAEWDFVKRLYEVAIEAGATTINIPDTTGYGTPLEYGALIRRIRDEVVRGRDVIISTHTHDDLGLATANALAGIENGAGQVECTINGIGERAGNTSLEEVVMALYVRRDWYKAYTRINTREIYRVSRLVERYTGMPVPPNKAIVGDNAFAHESGIHQDGVLKHRSTYEIMDAELIGRRPAVIVLGKHSGRAAFKKALEDLGYKDLSEEELKKLFARFKEIAEKKGPLSAEELQALVESEREPASHFFTLEHVQFFSGSGLLPTATVKVKTPEGERLATHTGDGPVDAVYKALEEAIGLRPELELYRVEAITGSTEALGQVTVRLRLGELQAVGVGVSPDIIEASALAFLDAAGKLASGRATRHPPSIAEVQRGV
- the cimA gene encoding citramalate synthase, with protein sequence MVEILDTTLRDGTQGEGISLSVDDKVAIAKRLAAFGIHVIEGGWPGSNPKDAEFFARMKGVDLGTARLAAFGATRRKGLLPEEDPSVLALLEAETPVVVLFGKSWTLHVLEALETSLEENLSMIRDTVAFFAARGRRVVYDAEHFFDGYKEDPAYALATLEAAREGGAETLVLCDTNGGTLPEEVYAITKGVVERFPGVRVGIHPHNDAELAVANALAAVRAGATHVQGTINGYGERCGNLNLTSFLPALVFKYGIPALPPERLRGLKELSHFVDERANQTPNRRAPYVGEAAFAHKAGVHVSAVLKNPRTYEHLPPEWVGNGRRFLVSDVAGRSNLLAKLQEQGVDLSKEEAMRLLSEVKALEYEGYAFEGAEASFYLLAYRLKGGALPFSVEGFSVFVHGSGLSTAWAEATVRVRVGESLQHTAAESPFGPVSALDRAFRKAVLGFYPELADVELVDYKVRILSGQEAGTNSGVRVMIEMKRGEERFATVGASENILEASLKALTDGYAYALLYPLREARPKEA
- a CDS encoding ATP-binding cassette domain-containing protein, giving the protein MRDEAHILAQDLTKHYRVARKEESLAATLRHFLFREYRTVRAAEGVSFAIPRGEVVGFLGPNGAGKTTTLKMLTGLIHPTRGQARVAGHIPWRREKAFLKKITLVMGNKQQLIWDLPAMDTLRLNAAIYEVPEGEFRRRVGELAEMLSLEGKLHQPVRKLSLGERMKAELLAALLHRPEVLFLDEPTLGLDVNAQVAVREFIREYNRRHGATVLLTSHYMADIAALCARVLVIHQGRLLYDGELEGLTERFAPYREVGLTLARPLPKEALLPFGEVRELSGQEARLLVPRERLTERVAEILRRLPVEDLEVREPPLEEVIARVFQSPAPVEEG